A part of Terriglobia bacterium genomic DNA contains:
- a CDS encoding RraA family protein: MILAAVAFWRSAPAAEDPLIEGFRQTEVSSVADAIEQLYGRQNYMHHDMRALFKTKFAGPAVTVLLKKEEQKEGAAATQGMIDAIDNSPAGSVYVIVLENGLDFGAVGGLMATTMKVRGFAGAVVDASIRDLPQIQRIQFPIYGRGVSPGTTVGHYRCVGVNIPVTCAGVQVRPKDIIAADEDGVVVVPAEKAGEILKKAQELDFTEHSMYPFIERFKSLKEAIAKFGRI; encoded by the coding sequence ATGATACTGGCGGCTGTCGCATTCTGGAGGTCCGCGCCGGCTGCCGAGGATCCGTTGATCGAGGGATTTCGCCAGACCGAGGTCTCTTCGGTTGCCGACGCGATCGAACAGCTGTACGGCCGGCAAAACTACATGCATCACGATATGCGGGCGCTGTTCAAAACGAAATTCGCCGGACCTGCGGTCACTGTTCTTCTCAAGAAGGAAGAGCAAAAGGAAGGGGCGGCCGCTACCCAGGGGATGATTGATGCCATCGACAACTCGCCGGCGGGTTCGGTTTACGTCATCGTGCTTGAAAATGGACTGGACTTCGGTGCCGTCGGCGGGCTGATGGCCACGACCATGAAGGTGCGCGGCTTTGCAGGCGCGGTCGTGGACGCTTCGATCCGCGATCTGCCGCAGATCCAGCGCATACAATTTCCTATCTACGGCCGCGGCGTATCGCCCGGCACCACCGTCGGCCACTATCGCTGCGTTGGCGTCAATATCCCCGTGACCTGCGCGGGGGTTCAGGTGCGGCCAAAAGATATCATTGCGGCGGATGAAGACGGCGTCGTCGTGGTTCCGGCCGAAAAAGCCGGCGAGATCCTGAAGAAAGCGCAGGAATTGGATTTCACCGAGCACTCGATGTACCCGTTCATCGAGCGCTTCAAATCGCTGAAAGAAGCGATCGCGAAATTCGGCCGGATTTGA